The sequence CGCGGGGGCCGGGGTCGGAACGCCCGTCCGCGGCAGGTGGGCGCTCACCTCGAAGCCGGGGCCGTCGGCCCGGGGCCCGTAGCCGAAGGTGCCGCCCGCCAGCCGCACCCGCTCGGCCAGTCCGAGCAGACCGTGACCTCCTGTGCCCGGCAGACCGGGGCCCGCCCCGGCGCGGACCGGGGGATCGCTCCCCGCTCGGGGAGCGTCGAGCACCCGGACGCGAGCGCCGTCCGCCGTGTACGCCACCAGTACCGTGACGGGCGCCCCCGGGGCGTGCTTGGCGGCATTGGTCAGCGCCTCCTGAACGACGCGGTACACGGCGTGCTCGGCCGCCCGGGGCAGCCCGTCCGGCCGACCGTCGACGGTCAGCCGGACGTCCAGCCCGGCCGCGGCCGCTTCCCCCACCAGTTGCGGGACGCCCGCGTCGACCGGGCCCCGGGCGGTGTGCGGGTCCGTGTCGTCCCGCAGGACGCCGATCACCTCACCGAGGCGTTCGACGGCGGCGGCCGCACCCGCCCGGATGTCCTGTGCCGCCTCGCGGTGCGGCGGGGCCAGGTCGCGCGCGAGCTTGAGCGCACCGGCCCGCAGGGCGATCAGGCTCAGGTCGTGGCCCAGCGCGTCGTGCATGTCCTGGGCGATCCGGGCGCGTTCGCGCAGGCGAGCCTGCTCGGCCACCAGTCGCTGCTCGTGCTCGGCCCGTTCGGCCCGCTCCCAGCCCGCCCGCACCAGCTCCTGCGACTGCCGCCAGAACCGGCCCACCATCCACGGGGCCATTCCGGCGCAGACCAGCACCGACACCACCGACGTCGCCCGCACGGCCAGCTCCGGGGCGGCCACCGTCACCAGGGCCCCGGCCGTGATCAGCACCACGAGCAGGGCGACCGCCTCCCGTACCCGCTCCGTCCGCACCCCGGCCGCGAACGCGGCCCCGATGCCGGGCACCACCCACCAGAGGGACACCGCACTCAGCCCGAGCGTCCCGGCCGCCAGCACCAGCAGCCCCCGGTCCCACCACGTTCTCGTCCGCATCCGCCCGACCCTACGGTCCTCACCGGCGCCGCGGATCTGTCGAAAGTCATGCCCGTCGGCGACCGGTCGCGGGCCCCGGTCCCGGGTCGGCACAGTCGGCGTGGCCGGCGGTCAGGCGCGCGGGGGCCAGGGGGTGGCGTCGGTGCGGTGCGGCTGGAGGGTGTCGAGGGTCTGCCTCAGACGGCGGACCGCCGGATGGTGCGGGCCGTCGCGGCGTTCGCGGTCGAAGAGCAACTGGAGCAGCCACGACCAGGCCGCCTCCGTCTCGCCGAGCGAGGCCAGGAGCACGCCGACCCGTTCCCGGAGATCGAGCACCCGCTCGGGTTCGGTCTCCGGCCACACCGCGAGCAGGGCCTGGTACTCGGCGAGCGCCTCCGCGCCCCGGCCGAGCTGCTCGAGGCACTCGGCCACCCGGTGACGCGGTTCGAGCGCCCGTCGGCCGTGCGGTCCGCCCTCGGCGGTGGCGGCGAGCGCCCGGTACTCGGCCAGCGCCTCGCGGTGGCGCCGCTCCTGGAGGAGGGTCCGGGCGTAGATGGTCCGGACGGTGCGGACCATTCCCGCGCCGTCGCCGAGTTCGGAGCGACCGCGGGCCAGCAGCCGGGCGGCGAGGTCCAGGACCTCGGAGCGCCGGCCGGCGTCGACCAGGTCGGAGAGCCGGGCGCAGGCCGCCGCGAAGTCCTCCGCCGCGGCGGGCGGGGCCGCTGCCACCGGCGGAGCCTGCGGCAGCGGGGCGGGCGGGTTCGGCGCGGCGGCGAGCAGGAACGGCGGCGGTTCGGCCCGCGGTGGCGGCGCCGGGGCGACGCCCTCCGGGCGCGGCTGCGGCTGGAGCGGGTACCGGTAGGGCCGGGCCGGGTCCGGCAGCGGGCCGAACCGGGGCTGCGGCACCGAGACGGCCACGGGGAGCAGCGGCAGCAGTCGCCCGTACACCTCCTGGGCGTCGGCCGGCCGGTCCCCGGGGCGCTTGGCGAGCAGGTCGAGCACGAGCCGCTCCAGCGCGGCCGGCACCTCGGGCCGCAGGTCGCGCAACGGCACCGGTGGGTCGTCGACGTGCCGCCGCAGCAGTCCCAGCGCGGTGGGTGCCCGGAACGGCCCTTCCCCGGTCAGCATCTCGTGCAGCAGGCAGCCGAGCGCGTACAGGTCGCTGCGCGGGTCGACGGCGGTGGACAGCGCCTGTTCCGGCGCCATGTAGGACGGGCTGCCGATCGGGACACCGGTGAGGGTGAGCCGGGTGGCCTCGGGGTCGAGCGCGGTGGCGATGCCGAGGTCCAGCAGGACGGTCCGGCCGTCCTCCCGGACCATCACATTGCTCGGCTTGAGGTCGCGGTGGACGACCCGCACCGCGTGCACGGCGGCCAGCGCGGCACAGAGCTGGGCGGCCACGGCGACCGCGCGCTCGACCGGGAACGGCGCGTCCTCGGCGATGAGATCGGCCAGACTGACACCGGGGACGCGCTGCATCACCAGATACAGTTCGCCACCCTCCTCACCGGCGTCGAAGACGGTGACCAGACCCGGATGGTCGAGGGCCGCGGTGGTGCGGCACTCGCGGAGGAACCGGCGGCGCAGGTCGTCGCCGTGCCGGAGCCGGTCGGCGGTGGTCGGGTCGGTACCGCCGGCGGCGGCGAGGAGCAGGTCGGTGCGCAGCAGTTTGACCGCGACCGGGCGGGCGAGCCGTTCGTCGTGGCCGGCCCAGACCTGGCCCATGCCGCCGTGGCCGATCTTCTCGGTGAGGTGGTAGCGGCCGCCGATCACCCGGGCCTGGGTCACGGGCGGTCCTCACGAGCCTGACGGCGCAGCAGTTCGCCCAGCTCGCGGAGTTCGTCGGAGGTGGCGGGACCAGCACCGGACGCTCCCTGGCCGACGGCCCCGGTCGGCGGGTGGGACTGGTACGGGGGCTGGGCGGCCTGCCCGGGCTGGGCGTACGGGGCCGGAGCGGGGGCCGGAGCCGGGTAGGAGGACGGGGCCGGCGTCCCGTACGGCTGCGCCGCACCGTAGGTCGGGGCGGGGGTGTACGGCTGCGGCGTCCCGTACGGCTGGGCGGCCGGGTTCGGGTAGGGCTGCGCGGCGCCGTACGGGTGGGTGGACGACTGGGCGGACGGGTAGCCGTACCCGGCCGGCTGCGGGTGCCCGACGACGCCGGCCGGAGCGGCCGGACGGCCCGCCGACCAGACCACCTGGCGATCCATCAGCAGGAAGTGCACCGGCGGGGTGAACCACATCAGCACCATCATCGTGGTGCCGACCGCGTCCGCGACCGGAGCCTCGCCCTTGCCGAAGCTGCCGGCCACCCCGATGCAGATGAAGAAGGTGAGGAAGAGCCCGGCGTACACCACCGCCCCCAGGATGTCGTACGCCCTGCGACGGCGGACCGCCAGCAGCAGCGACGGCACCATGCCGAGCAGACCGACGGTCAGCAGCGGTGCGAGGACCACCAGGACCCGACCGGCCACGCCGTACGGGCCGGCCGGCCGACCGGGGCCCGCGGGTCGGGCGACCAGGGTCCGGCCGTAGGGCGGGGGCACGGCGCCGGGTATGCCACCGGCGGGCGGGCCACCGGGCGGTGGGCCGAACTGCCCGGGGTACTGCCCTGACATGCGCGCTCCTGAGCGGGTGAGGACGACGGCCGTCCGGATCACGGGACCGGTTCCGCACACCGTACCGCCAGCGCCGGTCGGGCCGGCGTCCTTCCGTCGTACCCGTACCGCTCCGCGGCACCGGAGCGGAGCGGGAAGCCGGCCGGTCCGACGTCCGGAGCCGGACGCGGGTCCGGACGCAGGGCCGGACGCCGGGGACCGTCAGGAGGCCGACGGGGGCTCGGCGGTGCCGGCGGCCAGGGCGTCGGTGACGGCCTGGGCGAGGGCGTGGCCGAGGGTCGCGGCCTGCTGGAGCGCCGCGTCGAAGGCGGCGAGCCGGGCGAAGGCCGCGCCGAGGCGGCGCTGTTCGGTGATCGGCAGCCGCGGCAGCTCGACCCGGCGGATGTCCAGCCTGGTGGTCGTCGAGGCGTGGCTGGCGGCCCGGCGGGCGGCGGCCGTGGAGCGCAGATGCCCGGCCAGGAAGTCCGGGTCGAGGGCGGCCGGGTCGGGACGGAGCAGGTGCAGCTGGCGGCCGAGCGCGGCACCGACGGGTGGGCCGTCCGGGCCGACCACCCGGGCCACGCCGCCGCCGAGAGCGGGGACGAGCACGTCGCCGGGCCGGGTCAGCGGAGTGCCGTCGGCGGCGGCCCGGTCCAGGACGGATGCGGGCGGGGCGCCGAGGACCAGGTCCTGGTCCGTCAGCACAGGGATGCCGGTCGGATCGGCATCGGTCGGATCGGTGCCGAGCGGATCGATGCCGAGCGGATCGGTGCCGACCGGCCGGGTCGGGGCGCCCGCCCCGGAGGAGTGCACCTCCAGCAGTCCGGCGCGGACCAGCTCCCCCAGGGTGACCACCGGGCCTACGCCCGCTCCCGGCACCGGGTCGGGTGCCGGTCCGGGCAGCAGGGTGCCGGGGTCGGCGAGTCCGTCCAGCAGCTCGGTCAGCCGGCCGCCGAGGTGCGAGAGTCCGGCGGCGCCGCCGGGCGGGGCGGCCGGCGGGACGTGCCGGGCGGGCGAGAGGTCGGTCTCGTCGTCGAGCAGGTCGATCGCCGCCACGGTCCGGTGGCGGCCGGGCCGGTCCTCGGGCAGCGGGAGACCCTCCCGGGCGGCGAGGTCGAAGGCGCGCCAGGCGTCCAGGACGGTACGGCTCAGCTCGGGCCAGCGGACCTTGTCGCGGCCGCCCTCGGCGGGTTCGGCGGAGCCGGGCGAGGTGGCGGCGGCGTCGATCATCAGCACCTGGCGGAAGTCGTCGCCGGAGCGGGGCGCGCGCAGCACCCAGAGGTGGAGCGGCACCCCGTACGGAGGCGCGGCACCGGCCGGGAGGGCGACCACCGCCCGCAGCGCGCCCGAACGCAGCAGTTCGGCACGGACCCGGCGGCCGGCCCGGCGGGCGGCGACGGTCGGCGGGAGCAGCAGTGCGGTGAGCCCGCCGGGACTGGTGTGGGCGAGGCAGTGCAGCACCCAGGCGAGTTCGGACTCGCCGCGCGGCGGGACGAGTCCACCGGGCCAGCGACGGTCGAACTGCAGCTCGTCGTGGCCCCAGTCCCGCTCGTTGTAGGGGGGCTGGCAGAGCACCGCGTCGAAGGTGTGGCCGGTGTAGGCGTCGGCACGCAGGGCGTCGCCGGGGCGGAGGTCGACCGGGAGCGGGACGGGGTCGGCGGCGGGCGCGTGCAGGGCGAGCCTGAGCCGGGCGAGCGCGGTGGTGACCGGGTCGGTGTCCTGGCCGTAGCGGTCGGTGCTGGACGGCAGGGCGAGCAGCAGCGCGCCGAGGCCGGTGGCGGGGTCGAGCACGGTGGCGGGCACGCCGGCGACGGCGGCGAGCAGTTCGGCGGCCTCCGGCGGGGTGGGGCTGAGCTGGCGGGTGTTGGCCTCGGCGTACCGGGTGAGGAGCTGTTCGTAGGCGGCGGCCGGACCGGCCTCGGCGGCCAGCCGGGCGAGCAGCCGGGCGAGGTCGAGCTCGGTGGAGCCGAAGAGGCCCGGTCGGCCGAGTCCGCCGGCAGCAGCGTCCGAGCCGTCAGCCGCGGCACCGGCCCCCGCGCCGTGTTCGGTACCGGTGCCGGTGCCGAACACGGCGCGGGCGGTGTCGGCGAGGGCGCGCGGCAGGGCGGTGGCGAGCCTGGTGTCCGGCTGATCGGCGAGGGCGGCCCAGCGGTCCGGTTCCCGGTGCTGCAGCAGCAGGACGGCGCCGGCCCGGACCAGCGGGGCGGCCGGGTGGCCGTCCGGGTCGCGCAGGGTCTCGACGAGCCGCCAGACCCGCTCCAGCAAGGGCAGTTCGGCGATCTTGCCCTGGGACCGGAGCCAGGTCTCGACCGCGGCGAGCGCGAAGGCCGGGCTGCTGTCGGTGCCGCCGACGGGGCGCGGGAAGTCGGGGTGGCGGCGGCGCCAGTTGCTGACGGCGGCGCGGCCCACCCCGGCGAGGCGGGCGATCTCGACCGCGGTCACCTCGGGTCGGTCCGGCATGGGGGCTCCTTCGTCGGCGACGGCACAGGTGTGGCCACACAGCATAGTCAGCGGCGCCGATCCAGCAGTTCACACGTGAACAGAGGTGTTTTATGAAAGGCCGTTGACATCGTTCACAGCAGATGATGTGATCTCTCCTGTCGACAGCACGTCAGGTCGACACCGCACAGGACGAGAACCGCCGGACCGTACCCGGCGACACGACAGGAGACCCCGATGTCCGCGACCACCCGCCGCACCCGCCGCACCGCCGCCCTGCTGCTGGGCGCCACGCTCGTCACCCTCACCGCGACGGCCTGCAACTCGACCGGCGGCCCCTCCGTCTCCACCGAGGCCAAGCAGACCGCCGCCGCCTCCGCCCCGGCGGCCGGCGCCGCCACCTCCGCCCCGGCCAAGCCGGCCGACAGCAAGCCGGCGGAGAGCAAGCCCGCCGAGGCGGCCAAGGCCCCGGCGAAGGTCGGCGACACCATCGCCCTCAAGAGCACCCTGGAGAAGGGCAACACCGCCGACATCACCGCGCTGAAGGTGGTCGACCCGGCCCAGAGCACCAACGAGTACCTGACCGCGGCGGACGGCAAGCACTACGTCGCCGTGCAGTTCCAGATCAAGCCGACCGGGGCCAAGGCCTACAGCGACGCCCCGTGGAGTGCCGCCAAGGTGATCGACGACCAGGGCCAGGCGTACGGCCCGACGCTGGCCGACACCAAGGCCGGCCCGTCCTTCCAGACCCCGACCAACATCGCCTCCGGCGAGACGGGCAAGGGCTTCGTCGTCTTCGAGGTGCCCAACGGCACCAAGCTCGACAAGGTCCAGTTCTCCCTGGACAACGGCTTCGCCGACCAGGTCGGCCAGTGGAAGCTCGGCTGACCGGTGGCAGCACCCCGCCCACCGCTCCCGCCACCCCGCACGCGACCGCACGCAAGAACGCGAACGCCCGCAAGAACGCGGCCGCACGCGAGACCGCGAACACGCGCCAGTGCGCGAACGCCCGCACCAACGCCGACGGCGGCCCCGGGCAGCACCGCCCGAGACCGCCGTACCCGGCGAGGGCCCCTCCGGGGGCTCCCGACCGCCGCGGGGTCCGCTACTTCTTCGCCCCCGCCAGGTCGTCGAACATCGCCGACAGGAACTCCCTGGACCAGGCCAGCAGCTCCCGTCCGACCAGCGGCTTGCCGCCGATCCGCCCGGTGGACGGCCTCGGCACCAGCAGCTGGTTGGTCGCCGCCTTCACCTGGCTGCGCGGGTAGAGGCGGTTCAGCCGCAGCTGCTGCGACTCCCTCAGCTCGACCGGGCCGAAGCGCACGTTGGAGCCCTGCAGCGTGATGTCCGCGATGCCGCACCGCCGCGCGTACAGCCGCAGCGCCGCCACCAGCAGCAGGTTCTCCACCGGTTCGGGCAGCTTGCCGTACCGGTCGGCCAGCTCGTCCCGGACCTGGGTGATGTCCTCCTCCGAGTTGACCGCCGCGATCGAGCGGTAGGCCTGCAGCCGCAGCCGCTCCCCCGGCGCGTAGTCGTGCGGCACATGGGCGTCGACCGGCAGCTCGATCTTCACCTCCAGCGGCTCCTCCTCCGGCTCGACGCCGCCCGCCAGCGACTCCCGGAACTCGGCCACCGCCTCGCCGACCATCCGCATGTAGAGGTCGAAGCCGACGCCGGCGATGTGCCCGGACTGCTCGCCGCCGAGCAGGTTGCCCGCGCCGCGGATCTCCAGGTCCTTCATCGCGACGTACATGCCGGCGCCCATCTCGGTGTGCTGGGCGATGGTGGCCAGCCGCTCGTGCGCCGTCTCGGTCAGCGGCTTCTCCGGCGG comes from Streptomyces sp. TLI_053 and encodes:
- a CDS encoding histidine kinase is translated as MRTRTWWDRGLLVLAAGTLGLSAVSLWWVVPGIGAAFAAGVRTERVREAVALLVVLITAGALVTVAAPELAVRATSVVSVLVCAGMAPWMVGRFWRQSQELVRAGWERAERAEHEQRLVAEQARLRERARIAQDMHDALGHDLSLIALRAGALKLARDLAPPHREAAQDIRAGAAAAVERLGEVIGVLRDDTDPHTARGPVDAGVPQLVGEAAAAGLDVRLTVDGRPDGLPRAAEHAVYRVVQEALTNAAKHAPGAPVTVLVAYTADGARVRVLDAPRAGSDPPVRAGAGPGLPGTGGHGLLGLAERVRLAGGTFGYGPRADGPGFEVSAHLPRTGVPTPAPAVPVTVSPARELRLARRRVGRMVVAIVLVPLSVAVLLTAVLRGWTIHTAGLSVLDPADYAELRVGQDRSTVQRFLPEHQFPYHPSVGNPPPGGEGVTCEYYAMTAEAFNNDRSGDAYRLCFRGGVLISLDALVQ
- a CDS encoding protein kinase yields the protein MTQARVIGGRYHLTEKIGHGGMGQVWAGHDERLARPVAVKLLRTDLLLAAAGGTDPTTADRLRHGDDLRRRFLRECRTTAALDHPGLVTVFDAGEEGGELYLVMQRVPGVSLADLIAEDAPFPVERAVAVAAQLCAALAAVHAVRVVHRDLKPSNVMVREDGRTVLLDLGIATALDPEATRLTLTGVPIGSPSYMAPEQALSTAVDPRSDLYALGCLLHEMLTGEGPFRAPTALGLLRRHVDDPPVPLRDLRPEVPAALERLVLDLLAKRPGDRPADAQEVYGRLLPLLPVAVSVPQPRFGPLPDPARPYRYPLQPQPRPEGVAPAPPPRAEPPPFLLAAAPNPPAPLPQAPPVAAAPPAAAEDFAAACARLSDLVDAGRRSEVLDLAARLLARGRSELGDGAGMVRTVRTIYARTLLQERRHREALAEYRALAATAEGGPHGRRALEPRHRVAECLEQLGRGAEALAEYQALLAVWPETEPERVLDLRERVGVLLASLGETEAAWSWLLQLLFDRERRDGPHHPAVRRLRQTLDTLQPHRTDATPWPPRA
- a CDS encoding N-6 DNA methylase, whose translation is MPDRPEVTAVEIARLAGVGRAAVSNWRRRHPDFPRPVGGTDSSPAFALAAVETWLRSQGKIAELPLLERVWRLVETLRDPDGHPAAPLVRAGAVLLLQHREPDRWAALADQPDTRLATALPRALADTARAVFGTGTGTEHGAGAGAAADGSDAAAGGLGRPGLFGSTELDLARLLARLAAEAGPAAAYEQLLTRYAEANTRQLSPTPPEAAELLAAVAGVPATVLDPATGLGALLLALPSSTDRYGQDTDPVTTALARLRLALHAPAADPVPLPVDLRPGDALRADAYTGHTFDAVLCQPPYNERDWGHDELQFDRRWPGGLVPPRGESELAWVLHCLAHTSPGGLTALLLPPTVAARRAGRRVRAELLRSGALRAVVALPAGAAPPYGVPLHLWVLRAPRSGDDFRQVLMIDAAATSPGSAEPAEGGRDKVRWPELSRTVLDAWRAFDLAAREGLPLPEDRPGRHRTVAAIDLLDDETDLSPARHVPPAAPPGGAAGLSHLGGRLTELLDGLADPGTLLPGPAPDPVPGAGVGPVVTLGELVRAGLLEVHSSGAGAPTRPVGTDPLGIDPLGTDPTDADPTGIPVLTDQDLVLGAPPASVLDRAAADGTPLTRPGDVLVPALGGGVARVVGPDGPPVGAALGRQLHLLRPDPAALDPDFLAGHLRSTAAARRAASHASTTTRLDIRRVELPRLPITEQRRLGAAFARLAAFDAALQQAATLGHALAQAVTDALAAGTAEPPSAS
- a CDS encoding DUF4352 domain-containing protein, with product MSATTRRTRRTAALLLGATLVTLTATACNSTGGPSVSTEAKQTAAASAPAAGAATSAPAKPADSKPAESKPAEAAKAPAKVGDTIALKSTLEKGNTADITALKVVDPAQSTNEYLTAADGKHYVAVQFQIKPTGAKAYSDAPWSAAKVIDDQGQAYGPTLADTKAGPSFQTPTNIASGETGKGFVVFEVPNGTKLDKVQFSLDNGFADQVGQWKLG